One genomic region from Streptomyces sp. NBC_00582 encodes:
- a CDS encoding DUF6215 domain-containing protein: MGESAERAGTAGKGPNAFLQITAAFAVVGLLAWGLWTQQKHDRARETAVAGPTGPISCSASTPKAVPKMVRAGVKYVSANQLCQVLNRPDLATLLGTPGERAMSYGGGDDSVALGGADLPAPEMNVTLRTYSVQLSASYDHFAVKGMADLLGGDARERTFLGRPAVLYSDRTFPFVLGGDGDSAGGPGRPTRRLVVARDPHDGGGSYDIALWRLDSARPDDAVLLRLAARILPTLPGWSGTSG; the protein is encoded by the coding sequence ATGGGGGAATCCGCAGAGAGAGCCGGCACGGCCGGTAAAGGGCCGAACGCCTTTCTTCAGATCACCGCCGCCTTCGCGGTGGTGGGGCTGCTGGCATGGGGCCTGTGGACGCAGCAGAAGCACGACCGGGCGCGGGAGACGGCCGTCGCCGGGCCCACCGGACCGATCTCCTGCTCGGCGTCGACGCCCAAGGCGGTGCCGAAGATGGTGCGGGCGGGCGTGAAGTACGTCTCCGCCAACCAGCTCTGCCAGGTGCTGAACCGCCCGGACCTGGCGACCCTGCTCGGCACCCCGGGGGAGCGGGCGATGTCGTACGGGGGCGGTGACGACTCGGTCGCGCTGGGCGGCGCCGACCTCCCCGCACCGGAGATGAACGTCACGCTGCGCACGTACTCCGTCCAACTCTCCGCCTCCTACGATCACTTCGCGGTCAAGGGGATGGCCGATCTGCTGGGCGGCGACGCCCGGGAACGGACGTTCCTCGGGCGCCCGGCGGTCCTCTACTCGGACCGGACCTTCCCCTTCGTCCTCGGCGGCGACGGCGACAGCGCCGGCGGCCCCGGGCGCCCCACCCGCAGACTGGTGGTGGCCCGGGACCCGCACGACGGTGGCGGTTCCTACGACATCGCCCTCTGGCGCCTGGACTCCGCGCGCCCCGACGACGCGGTGCTCCTGCGGCTCGCCGCGCGGATCCTGCCGACCCTGCCGGGCTGGTCCGGCACCTCGGGCTGA
- a CDS encoding MFS transporter → MESRTPRRWWILVVLCLSTLVLTIDSMALTVAVPSMTEDLGASAQDTQWILDSYILVFAGLLLTSGSLGDRFGRRRVMLIGLVLFGAASLVATVCTSPGEVIAVRTAMGVGGALIMPSTLSILITVFDEEERGRAMAAWGSVSMLGLVGSPVLGGVLIDHFSWHSIFLLNVPVVALALVAGVVLMPESRAPWQKPDPLGAVLSAVGMTALVWWIIEIPQHGAFGGRSALSLTVAVLTLAGFVVWENVTKAPMVPLVLFKHRNFSGGSLSLALVQIGNGGLLLVLTQYLQFVLGHSPVKAGLAFLPLAVAALIGNGLGVKLAARIGNRFVVLAGMLVMVGCFALLTTVDAGSGFTVPAVALGLLGFGAGMAMPAAVAALMGTIPADKAGVGSALNDTVQQAGTALGIAILGSLLAGGYTERMPADAPETARRSIAGALATAQDDPGLVHAAREAFTASMATTFTVSAIGVLAAAILATLVMRDPDRKQPTAPEPHQQNQDQDRAQDQAQDQEKAQPEVPDQPGRVGRIRAASRRSTASSGRAESRRQRAMS, encoded by the coding sequence ATGGAAAGCCGCACTCCACGCCGCTGGTGGATCCTCGTCGTGCTCTGCCTGAGCACCCTGGTCCTGACGATCGACAGCATGGCGCTGACCGTCGCGGTGCCCTCGATGACCGAGGACCTCGGCGCGAGCGCCCAGGACACCCAGTGGATCCTCGACTCCTACATCCTGGTCTTCGCGGGACTCCTGCTCACCTCGGGCAGCCTCGGCGACCGGTTCGGCCGCAGACGGGTGATGCTGATCGGGCTGGTCCTCTTCGGCGCGGCCTCACTCGTCGCGACGGTCTGCACCAGCCCCGGCGAGGTGATCGCCGTACGCACCGCGATGGGCGTGGGCGGCGCGCTGATCATGCCGTCCACCCTGTCGATCCTCATCACGGTCTTCGACGAGGAGGAGCGCGGGAGGGCCATGGCGGCCTGGGGTTCGGTGTCGATGCTCGGCCTGGTCGGCAGCCCGGTCCTCGGCGGCGTCCTGATCGACCACTTCTCCTGGCACTCGATCTTCCTCCTGAACGTCCCGGTCGTCGCCCTGGCCCTGGTCGCCGGTGTGGTGCTGATGCCGGAGTCCCGGGCGCCCTGGCAGAAGCCGGACCCGCTGGGCGCCGTGCTCTCCGCGGTCGGCATGACCGCGCTGGTCTGGTGGATCATCGAGATCCCGCAGCACGGGGCCTTCGGCGGCCGCTCCGCCCTCAGCCTCACGGTGGCCGTCCTCACCCTGGCCGGCTTCGTGGTCTGGGAGAACGTGACGAAGGCGCCCATGGTCCCGCTGGTCCTGTTCAAGCACCGCAACTTCAGCGGCGGTTCACTGTCCCTGGCGCTCGTCCAGATCGGCAACGGCGGCCTGCTGCTGGTCCTCACCCAGTACCTGCAGTTCGTCCTCGGCCACTCCCCCGTCAAGGCGGGCCTCGCCTTTCTGCCCCTCGCCGTCGCCGCGCTGATCGGCAACGGGCTCGGGGTGAAGCTGGCCGCGAGGATCGGCAACCGCTTCGTGGTCCTCGCCGGGATGCTGGTGATGGTCGGCTGCTTCGCCCTGCTGACCACGGTCGACGCCGGCTCGGGCTTCACCGTCCCCGCCGTCGCCCTCGGCCTCCTCGGCTTCGGGGCGGGCATGGCGATGCCGGCCGCGGTCGCGGCCCTGATGGGCACCATCCCCGCGGACAAGGCGGGCGTCGGCTCGGCCCTGAACGACACCGTCCAGCAGGCCGGCACCGCCCTCGGCATCGCGATCCTCGGCTCCCTCCTCGCCGGCGGCTACACCGAGCGGATGCCGGCCGACGCCCCCGAGACCGCCCGCCGGTCGATCGCCGGCGCCCTGGCGACCGCGCAGGACGACCCGGGCCTGGTCCACGCGGCCCGCGAGGCCTTCACCGCCTCGATGGCGACGACCTTCACGGTCAGCGCGATCGGCGTCCTGGCGGCGGCGATCCTGGCCACGCTGGTGATGCGGGACCCCGACCGGAAGCAGCCCACGGCACCCGAGCCGCACCAGCAGAACCAGGACCAGGACCGGGCACAGGACCAGGCACAGGACCAGGAAAAGGCTCAGCCCGAGGTGCCGGACCAGCCCGGCAGGGTCGGCAGGATCCGCGCGGCGAGCCGCAGGAGCACCGCGTCGTCGGGGCGCGCGGAGTCCAGGCGCCAGAGGGCGATGTCGTAG
- a CDS encoding TetR/AcrR family transcriptional regulator C-terminal domain-containing protein: MTPKAKPSPVPSVWARERREPDQPALSRAAIVREAVAMLDAEGVEALSMRKLGARLGAGATSLYRHVATKDELMELAVDEVAAEVRVPAIEGTDWRPAVEGAAASFRATALRHPWLSSVLGQAGLAYLGPNLMAFSERLAALFTAAGFPEPGRAIDTVLSYVIGMSTTEAAWLTTVARSGESEADFVARLMPAARRAAAGHEHLADGYAQAAAATADPVALREEKFRYGLDVVLDGLALRLPR, from the coding sequence ATGACCCCGAAGGCGAAGCCGAGCCCCGTCCCGTCCGTGTGGGCACGGGAGCGGCGCGAGCCGGACCAGCCCGCGCTGAGCAGGGCGGCGATCGTGCGCGAGGCGGTCGCGATGCTGGACGCCGAGGGCGTCGAGGCGCTGAGCATGCGCAAGCTCGGCGCCCGGCTGGGCGCGGGGGCGACCTCCCTGTACCGGCACGTGGCCACCAAGGACGAGCTGATGGAGCTGGCCGTGGACGAGGTCGCGGCCGAGGTGCGCGTACCGGCGATCGAGGGCACCGACTGGCGTCCGGCCGTCGAGGGGGCCGCGGCGTCCTTCCGGGCGACGGCCCTACGGCACCCGTGGCTGTCCTCGGTCCTGGGCCAGGCGGGGCTCGCCTATCTGGGCCCCAACCTCATGGCCTTCTCCGAGCGCCTCGCCGCCCTCTTCACGGCCGCCGGATTCCCGGAGCCGGGCCGTGCGATCGACACCGTCCTGTCGTACGTCATCGGCATGAGCACCACCGAGGCGGCCTGGCTCACCACCGTCGCCCGGTCCGGCGAGAGCGAGGCGGACTTCGTCGCCCGTCTGATGCCCGCCGCCCGCCGGGCCGCGGCCGGCCACGAGCACCTCGCCGACGGCTACGCGCAGGCCGCCGCCGCGACCGCCGACCCCGTCGCCCTGCGCGAGGAGAAGTTCCGCTACGGCCTGGACGTCGTCCTCGACGGCCTCGCCCTGCGCCTGCCCCGCTGA
- a CDS encoding molybdopterin oxidoreductase family protein, whose translation MRTTSTPTHCPYCALQCGMALSPLPTGGVEVVERPDFPVNRGALCGKGRTAPAVLAPGVRLTSPLVRSGDALVPASWEEALDRIAGELTRVRSSYGADALGVFGGGGLTNEKAYALGKFARVVLGTSQIDYNGRFCMSSAAAGGIKAFGLDRGLPFPMEDIPRTGCVILVGSNLAETMPPSLRFFHELRENGGTLIVVDPRRTKTAEQADLHLAPRPGTDLALALGLLHLVVAEGRVDEEYVADRTVGWEDARAAAMAHWPEYVERITGVSVPQLREAVRLFCAPESAMVLTARGPEQQSKGTDTVGAWINLCLATGRAGRPLSGYGCLTGQGNGQGGREHGQKADQLPGYRKLDDPAARRHVAEVWGVDPDSLPGPGRSAYELLDALGTDVRSLLLMGSNPVVSAPRAAHVEERLRSLEFLAVCDVVLSETAALADVVLPVTQWAEETGTTTNLEGRVLLRRQALTPPDGVRSDLEVLHGLAARLGVEKGFPTDPEEVFEELRRASAGGIADYSGITYRRLAEENGVFWPCPTPAPASTPAQIPASATASAQASAPASAPMPASTAAQIPASAPASTAAQVPASAPAPAPAPASASASAPMPASTAAQVPASAPASAQAPAPAPAPASASAPASVSAPGVHPGTPRLFLDRFATPDGRARFVAVSHRPAAEEPDDEYPVLLTTGRVVAQYQSGAQTRRVDELNAAAPGPFVELHPRLAARLGAAEGDPVAVVSRRGRAVAPARITTGIRADTVFMPFHWPGEGRANSLTNPALDPTSRMPEFKVCAVRVELAAP comes from the coding sequence ATGCGGACCACCTCGACGCCCACCCACTGCCCGTACTGCGCCCTGCAGTGCGGGATGGCCCTGTCGCCCCTGCCCACGGGGGGCGTCGAGGTGGTCGAGCGCCCCGACTTCCCGGTGAACCGGGGCGCCTTGTGCGGCAAGGGCCGCACGGCACCGGCGGTGCTGGCCCCGGGAGTCCGGCTGACCTCGCCGTTGGTGCGCTCCGGGGACGCGCTGGTGCCGGCCTCCTGGGAGGAGGCGCTGGACCGGATCGCCGGGGAGCTGACGCGCGTACGGTCCTCGTACGGCGCCGACGCGCTCGGGGTGTTCGGCGGGGGCGGACTGACGAACGAGAAGGCGTACGCGCTGGGCAAGTTCGCGCGGGTGGTGCTCGGCACCTCGCAGATCGACTACAACGGCCGCTTCTGCATGTCGTCGGCGGCGGCGGGCGGCATCAAGGCGTTCGGCCTGGACCGGGGGCTGCCGTTCCCGATGGAGGACATCCCGCGCACGGGGTGCGTGATCCTCGTCGGGTCCAACCTCGCCGAGACCATGCCTCCCTCCCTGCGCTTCTTCCACGAACTGCGGGAGAACGGCGGCACGCTGATCGTCGTCGACCCGCGCCGCACGAAGACCGCCGAGCAGGCCGATCTGCACCTCGCGCCCCGGCCCGGCACGGACCTCGCGCTCGCGCTCGGACTGCTGCACCTCGTCGTCGCCGAGGGACGGGTCGACGAGGAGTACGTCGCCGATCGGACCGTCGGCTGGGAGGACGCCCGCGCGGCGGCCATGGCCCACTGGCCGGAGTACGTGGAACGGATCACGGGGGTGTCCGTTCCCCAGCTCCGGGAGGCCGTACGACTGTTCTGCGCGCCGGAGTCCGCGATGGTGCTCACCGCGCGCGGGCCCGAGCAGCAGTCCAAGGGGACCGACACGGTCGGCGCGTGGATCAACCTGTGCCTGGCCACGGGCCGGGCGGGCCGGCCGCTGTCCGGCTACGGCTGCCTCACCGGCCAGGGCAACGGACAGGGCGGGCGCGAGCACGGCCAGAAGGCCGACCAGCTCCCCGGCTACCGCAAGCTGGACGATCCGGCGGCGCGGCGGCATGTGGCCGAGGTCTGGGGCGTCGACCCCGACTCCCTCCCCGGCCCCGGCCGCAGCGCGTACGAACTGCTGGACGCGCTGGGCACGGACGTGAGGTCGCTGCTGCTGATGGGGTCGAACCCGGTCGTGTCGGCACCGCGGGCCGCGCACGTGGAGGAACGCCTCAGGTCCCTCGAATTCCTCGCCGTGTGCGATGTCGTGCTGTCGGAGACGGCGGCCCTCGCGGACGTGGTCCTGCCGGTCACCCAGTGGGCGGAGGAGACGGGCACGACGACCAATCTGGAGGGCAGGGTCCTGCTGCGCCGCCAGGCGCTCACCCCGCCGGACGGCGTCCGCAGCGACCTGGAGGTCCTGCACGGGCTCGCGGCGCGGCTGGGTGTGGAGAAGGGCTTCCCGACCGACCCCGAGGAGGTCTTCGAGGAACTGCGCCGGGCCAGCGCGGGCGGCATCGCGGACTACTCCGGGATCACGTACCGCCGCCTGGCCGAGGAGAACGGCGTCTTCTGGCCGTGCCCGACACCCGCTCCGGCATCGACTCCGGCTCAGATTCCGGCGTCGGCTACGGCGTCGGCTCAGGCCTCGGCTCCGGCCTCGGCTCCGATGCCCGCTTCCACTGCGGCTCAGATTCCGGCCTCGGCTCCGGCTTCCACTGCGGCTCAGGTTCCGGCCTCGGCTCCGGCTCCGGCTCCGGCTCCGGCATCTGCATCGGCATCGGCTCCGATGCCGGCTTCCACTGCGGCTCAGGTTCCGGCCTCGGCTCCGGCATCCGCTCAGGCCCCGGCTCCGGCTCCGGCTCCGGCATCGGCATCGGCTCCGGCCTCCGTCTCGGCTCCGGGCGTGCACCCCGGTACCCCCCGCCTCTTCCTCGACCGTTTCGCGACGCCGGACGGGCGGGCCCGGTTCGTGGCCGTCTCGCATCGGCCCGCCGCCGAGGAACCGGACGACGAGTACCCGGTGCTCCTCACCACCGGCCGGGTCGTCGCGCAGTACCAGTCCGGTGCGCAGACCCGCCGGGTGGACGAGCTGAACGCCGCCGCGCCCGGCCCGTTCGTGGAGCTGCACCCCCGGCTCGCGGCGCGGCTCGGGGCGGCCGAGGGCGATCCGGTCGCCGTGGTGTCCCGGCGCGGCCGGGCCGTCGCCCCCGCCCGCATCACCACCGGGATCCGCGCGGACACGGTCTTCATGCCGTTCCACTGGCCGGGCGAGGGCCGCGCCAACTCCCTGACCAACCCGGCCCTGGACCCGACCTCGCGCATGCCGGAGTTCAAGGTGTGCGCGGTGCGCGTGGAGCTCGCCGCGCCGTAG
- a CDS encoding amino acid adenylation domain-containing protein has product MSLRHLTPHDQRLFSRYGRGPAVPVPDPLVHRAVERQAAATPHAVAAEHQGATLTYGELDRYADAVAARLVREGVRPGDHVGLFVRRSVPLLVGLLGILKAGAAYVPQDIGLAPRAQLDHVVRTAATAVVLTQREHLARVPAGPRVIALDDPLEPARAPRPRIHPDDGCYVLFTSGTTGRPNGVKVTHRNVANILLTQPGALGIRPGDRVAHLLNVAFDMAAWEILGCLAHGATLVIRGRDIAAAARTATVLIATPTVLSGIDPAACPRVRVVAVAGEPCPRPLADAWARRTAFYNCCGPTETTIVNTMSRHDPADPLLTIGRPTPNNTVYVLDADRRPLPIGEVGEMWAGGACVSAGYLGNDALNAERYAPDPFLGGDRRMFRTRDLGRWTPDGRLEHLGRTDDQVKVRGFRVELDSVSSVLERLPGCTRAVTLQRDARSLVSFVCPADVDPDTARRAVADALPYYCVPVDVMPLTSLPETDRGKIDKQALLRLARERTATARDRVAVTR; this is encoded by the coding sequence ATGTCGCTGCGCCACCTCACCCCCCACGACCAGCGCCTCTTCAGCCGGTACGGCCGGGGCCCCGCCGTCCCCGTCCCGGACCCCCTGGTCCACCGGGCCGTGGAACGGCAGGCCGCCGCCACCCCGCACGCCGTCGCCGCCGAACACCAGGGCGCGACGCTCACCTACGGCGAACTCGACCGCTACGCCGACGCGGTCGCCGCCCGGCTGGTCCGCGAGGGCGTCCGCCCCGGTGACCACGTCGGGCTCTTCGTCCGCCGCTCCGTCCCTCTGCTCGTCGGCCTGCTCGGCATCCTGAAGGCGGGCGCCGCCTACGTCCCCCAGGACATCGGCCTCGCGCCGAGGGCCCAGCTCGACCATGTCGTGCGCACCGCCGCCACCGCCGTCGTCCTCACCCAGCGCGAGCACCTGGCGCGGGTGCCCGCCGGCCCCCGGGTGATCGCCCTCGACGACCCCCTCGAACCGGCCCGGGCGCCCCGCCCCCGCATCCACCCCGACGACGGCTGCTACGTCCTGTTCACCTCGGGCACCACCGGCCGCCCCAACGGGGTGAAGGTCACCCACCGCAACGTCGCCAACATCCTCCTCACCCAGCCCGGCGCCCTCGGCATCCGCCCCGGCGACCGGGTGGCGCACCTCCTCAACGTGGCCTTCGACATGGCCGCCTGGGAGATCCTCGGCTGCCTCGCGCACGGCGCCACCCTCGTGATCCGCGGCAGGGACATCGCCGCGGCCGCCCGCACCGCCACCGTGCTGATCGCCACCCCGACCGTGCTGTCCGGCATCGACCCGGCCGCCTGCCCCCGGGTGCGCGTGGTGGCCGTCGCCGGGGAGCCCTGCCCGCGCCCGCTCGCCGACGCCTGGGCCCGCCGCACGGCCTTCTACAACTGCTGCGGCCCCACCGAGACCACCATCGTCAACACGATGAGCCGCCACGACCCGGCCGATCCCCTCCTCACCATCGGCCGCCCCACCCCCAACAACACGGTCTACGTCCTCGACGCCGACCGCCGTCCGCTGCCCATCGGCGAGGTCGGCGAGATGTGGGCGGGCGGCGCGTGCGTCTCGGCGGGCTACCTGGGCAACGACGCCCTGAACGCGGAGCGGTACGCCCCCGACCCCTTCCTCGGCGGCGACCGACGGATGTTCCGCACCCGTGACCTGGGCCGCTGGACCCCCGACGGCCGGCTCGAACACCTCGGCCGCACCGACGACCAGGTCAAGGTGCGCGGCTTCCGCGTCGAACTCGACTCCGTCTCCTCGGTCCTCGAACGGCTCCCGGGCTGCACCCGCGCGGTGACCCTCCAGCGGGACGCCCGCAGCCTGGTCTCCTTCGTCTGCCCGGCGGACGTCGACCCGGACACGGCCCGCCGCGCGGTCGCCGACGCGCTGCCCTACTACTGCGTGCCCGTTGATGTCATGCCCCTGACATCCTTACCGGAGACCGACCGCGGCAAGATCGACAAGCAGGCGCTGCTGCGGCTGGCGCGCGAGCGGACGGCGACGGCCCGGGACCGGGTGGCGGTGACCCGGTGA
- a CDS encoding enoyl-CoA hydratase-related protein: MSRLKVDREGAVVTLTLHRPHVLNALDCALLTELLEILRPLDADPAVGCVVLTGSERAFAAGADIREMADRTAVEMMTKDHFGGWEDFTDLRVPKIAAVNGFALGGGCELAMMCDLVIAGESAVFGQPEITLGVIPGIGGTQRLTRLVGRAKAMDLVLTGRTMDAAEAERAGLVSRVVPDERVLPEALRAAAMIASYGRLAVRAARECVDRALETGLRDGIRHERRLFHALFATEDQKEGMTAFLEKRPPVFRGR, encoded by the coding sequence ATGTCCCGGCTGAAAGTGGACCGCGAGGGCGCGGTCGTGACCCTGACCCTGCACCGCCCGCACGTCCTCAACGCCCTGGACTGCGCCCTGCTCACCGAACTCCTGGAGATCCTGCGCCCGTTGGACGCGGACCCCGCCGTCGGCTGTGTGGTCCTCACCGGATCCGAGCGGGCGTTCGCGGCGGGCGCCGACATCAGGGAGATGGCGGACAGGACGGCCGTCGAGATGATGACGAAGGACCACTTCGGCGGATGGGAGGACTTCACCGACCTGCGCGTCCCGAAGATCGCGGCGGTCAACGGCTTCGCCCTGGGCGGCGGTTGCGAGCTGGCGATGATGTGCGACCTGGTGATCGCGGGGGAGTCCGCGGTGTTCGGCCAGCCGGAGATCACCCTGGGCGTCATCCCCGGCATCGGCGGCACTCAGCGCCTGACCCGCCTCGTCGGCCGCGCCAAGGCGATGGACCTGGTCCTCACCGGCCGCACCATGGACGCCGCCGAGGCGGAACGCGCGGGCCTGGTCTCCCGGGTCGTCCCGGACGAGCGGGTCCTGCCCGAGGCCCTCCGGGCGGCGGCGATGATCGCCTCGTACGGCCGACTCGCGGTCCGCGCGGCCCGCGAGTGCGTGGACCGGGCCCTGGAGACCGGTCTGCGCGACGGCATCCGCCACGAACGCCGCCTCTTCCACGCCCTGTTCGCGACGGAGGACCAGAAGGAGGGCATGACGGCGTTCCTGGAGAAACGCCCCCCGGTGTTCCGGGGCCGCTGA
- a CDS encoding SanA/YdcF family protein, with product MNIRRPRLPRTRAGRRRLVQAVMAGCVLALLPATWLFVSTGDRIGTTAGAPRREVAVVFGAGLWDGEPSPYLAHRLDAAAKLYQEGRIEVVLVTGDNSREDYDEPDAMRAYLTEHGVPDARIVSDYAGFDTWDSCVRAKRIFGVDSAVLISQGFHIRRAVALCEAAGVDSYGVGVDAKHDVTWYYGGAREIFAAGKAALDAVFEPDPRFLGPKEKGVARALAAAK from the coding sequence ATGAACATCCGTCGACCGCGGCTGCCGCGCACCCGTGCCGGGCGGCGCCGGCTGGTGCAGGCGGTGATGGCCGGGTGTGTGCTCGCGCTGCTGCCCGCCACCTGGCTGTTCGTGTCCACGGGCGACCGGATCGGCACGACGGCGGGGGCGCCGCGCCGGGAGGTCGCCGTGGTCTTCGGCGCGGGGCTGTGGGACGGGGAGCCGTCGCCGTATCTGGCGCACCGGCTCGACGCGGCGGCGAAGCTGTACCAGGAGGGCCGGATCGAGGTCGTCCTCGTCACCGGCGACAACAGCCGCGAGGACTACGACGAGCCGGACGCCATGCGGGCGTACCTCACCGAGCACGGGGTGCCGGACGCGCGGATCGTCAGCGACTACGCCGGCTTCGACACCTGGGACTCCTGTGTGCGCGCCAAGAGGATCTTCGGTGTGGACAGCGCGGTGCTGATCAGCCAGGGCTTCCACATCCGGCGGGCGGTCGCGCTGTGCGAGGCGGCGGGCGTCGACTCGTACGGTGTCGGTGTCGACGCCAAGCACGACGTGACCTGGTACTACGGCGGCGCGCGGGAGATCTTCGCGGCGGGCAAGGCGGCTCTGGACGCGGTGTTCGAGCCGGATCCGCGGTTCCTCGGTCCGAAGGAGAAGGGCGTGGCGCGGGCGCTGGCGGCGGCGAAGTGA
- a CDS encoding sirohydrochlorin chelatase, translating into MSQPSLVQLDARRRPAPPALVVVAHGSRDPRALATVRTLLDRVRDRRPGLPVHLGHIELNEPLLTDTLAGLDARGTTDAVLVPLLLARGYHVKRDIPEMAAAARVRTRVAAPLGPHPLLVDTLHTRLLEAGWPPATTPDDRRTSAVVLAAAGSRDPDSATDTRRTADLLAKRLGVPVVPAYASTATPTVDTALRTLAARGRHRVAIASYFTAPGRFASECAAKAPWIASAPLGTHPAMADLLLHRYDGALAAGGTISAA; encoded by the coding sequence ATGAGCCAGCCAAGCCTCGTCCAGCTCGACGCCCGCCGGCGCCCGGCCCCGCCCGCGCTGGTGGTCGTCGCCCACGGCAGCCGGGACCCGCGCGCCCTCGCCACCGTCCGCACCCTCCTCGACCGGGTCCGCGACCGGCGCCCCGGCCTGCCGGTGCACCTCGGCCACATCGAGCTGAACGAGCCCCTGCTCACGGACACCCTGGCCGGCCTGGACGCCCGCGGCACGACGGACGCCGTCCTGGTCCCCCTCCTCCTGGCCCGCGGCTACCACGTCAAGCGCGACATCCCGGAGATGGCGGCGGCCGCCCGGGTACGCACGCGCGTGGCGGCCCCGCTGGGCCCGCACCCCCTCCTGGTGGACACCCTGCACACCCGCCTCCTGGAGGCCGGCTGGCCCCCGGCCACGACCCCCGACGACCGCCGCACGAGCGCCGTGGTCCTGGCGGCGGCGGGCTCCCGCGACCCCGACTCGGCGACGGACACCCGCCGGACGGCCGACCTGCTCGCGAAGCGGTTGGGCGTCCCGGTGGTCCCCGCGTACGCCTCCACGGCCACCCCGACGGTCGACACGGCACTGCGCACCCTGGCGGCGAGGGGCCGACACCGGGTGGCGATCGCCTCGTACTTCACCGCCCCGGGCCGCTTCGCGAGCGAGTGCGCGGCAAAGGCCCCGTGGATCGCCTCGGCCCCCCTGGGCACCCACCCCGCGATGGCGGACCTGTTGCTCCACCGCTACGACGGGGCCCTCGCGGCGGGGGGCACCATCAGCGCCGCCTGA
- a CDS encoding deoxyguanosinetriphosphate triphosphohydrolase translates to MPYDLPSAERWAPEPDKRPGRTAFQRDRARLLHSSALRRLAGKTQVVTPGERSQEWDATPRTRLTHSLECAQVGRELGAALGCDPDLVEAACLAHDLGHPPFGHNGEQALNDFARDCGGFEGNAQSLRLLTRIEPKRFTAEGSVGLNLTRATLDAATKYPWPRGAHPTDPASPKFGVYEDDRPVFDWARKEAPGNRTCFEAQIMDWSDDVAYSVHDVEDGLHAGHIDPGRLRDEPERAEVFRVAVGRYVPAGTDPAELAAALDRLQDQEWWPHGYDGSAVAQARLKDATSQLIGRFCLAAEGATRERYGSGPLTRYGAALVVPHETRLECAVLKAVADRYVMQRAEQERLRADQRVVITELAEALTARAPEGLDPQFRALFEQAPDDRARKRVIVDQIASLTDASARSLHSRLTGRP, encoded by the coding sequence ATGCCCTATGACCTGCCGTCAGCCGAACGCTGGGCCCCCGAACCGGACAAGCGCCCCGGTCGCACCGCCTTCCAGCGCGACCGCGCACGACTCCTGCACTCCTCGGCGCTGAGAAGACTCGCGGGAAAGACCCAGGTCGTCACCCCGGGCGAACGCAGTCAGGAATGGGACGCCACCCCCCGCACCCGCCTCACCCACTCCCTGGAGTGCGCGCAGGTCGGCCGCGAGCTGGGCGCCGCCCTCGGCTGCGACCCCGACCTGGTCGAGGCGGCCTGCCTCGCGCACGACCTCGGCCACCCCCCGTTCGGCCACAACGGCGAACAGGCGCTCAATGACTTCGCCCGGGACTGCGGCGGCTTCGAGGGCAACGCCCAGTCCCTGCGTCTCCTCACCCGCATCGAACCCAAACGCTTCACCGCCGAGGGCTCCGTCGGCCTCAACCTCACCCGCGCCACCCTCGACGCCGCCACCAAGTACCCCTGGCCGAGGGGCGCCCACCCCACCGACCCGGCGTCCCCCAAGTTCGGCGTCTACGAGGACGACCGGCCCGTCTTCGACTGGGCCCGCAAGGAGGCCCCCGGCAACCGCACCTGCTTCGAGGCGCAGATCATGGACTGGTCCGACGACGTGGCCTACTCGGTGCACGACGTGGAGGACGGTCTGCACGCCGGTCACATCGACCCCGGCCGGCTGCGCGACGAACCGGAGCGCGCCGAGGTCTTCCGGGTCGCCGTCGGGCGGTACGTCCCCGCCGGCACCGACCCGGCCGAACTCGCCGCCGCTCTCGACCGCCTCCAGGACCAGGAGTGGTGGCCGCACGGCTACGACGGCTCGGCGGTCGCCCAGGCCCGCCTCAAGGACGCCACCAGCCAGCTCATCGGCCGCTTCTGCCTCGCCGCCGAGGGCGCCACCCGCGAGCGGTACGGCTCGGGGCCCCTCACCCGCTACGGCGCCGCGCTCGTCGTACCGCACGAGACGCGCCTGGAGTGCGCGGTCCTCAAGGCCGTCGCCGACCGGTACGTCATGCAGCGCGCCGAACAGGAACGGCTGCGGGCCGACCAGCGTGTCGTGATCACCGAGCTGGCCGAGGCCCTCACCGCCCGCGCGCCCGAGGGACTCGACCCCCAGTTCCGCGCCCTGTTCGAACAGGCCCCCGACGACCGCGCCCGCAAGCGCGTGATCGTCGACCAGATCGCCTCCCTCACCGACGCCTCGGCCCGCTCGCTCCACTCCCGGCTGACCGGGCGGCCGTGA